One Turneriella parva DSM 21527 genomic region harbors:
- a CDS encoding SDR family oxidoreductase: MKVILVTGANRGIGKETIRQLARSGHKTILTGRNPDHVRDAQDDLAAEGVITDACACDVRDEKQVRHLVQYVEERYGKLDVLVNNAGIFLEGSDSTKADIDIIRQTFDTNVLGPYRMIEALLPLLRKSGDARIINLSSGMGGLTEMNGGYPGYRISKTALNAVTRIFANDLAADKISVNSVCPGWVKTDMGGERATREVEQGAETIVWLATADKVPTGKFLRDKKEISW; the protein is encoded by the coding sequence ATGAAAGTGATACTGGTCACCGGCGCCAACCGCGGCATCGGCAAAGAGACTATTCGCCAGCTTGCGCGCAGTGGTCACAAGACGATTCTCACCGGGCGTAACCCCGACCACGTTCGCGATGCGCAAGACGATCTGGCCGCAGAAGGGGTCATCACCGATGCGTGCGCCTGCGATGTTCGCGACGAGAAGCAGGTGCGCCATCTGGTTCAATATGTCGAAGAGCGCTACGGAAAACTCGACGTACTTGTGAACAATGCCGGTATCTTTCTCGAAGGCAGCGACAGCACGAAGGCAGATATCGACATCATTCGCCAGACGTTTGACACCAACGTGCTCGGGCCCTACCGCATGATTGAGGCACTGTTGCCGCTTTTGAGAAAGTCTGGTGATGCGCGCATCATTAACCTTTCAAGCGGCATGGGTGGTCTGACTGAAATGAACGGCGGCTACCCAGGCTACCGCATTTCTAAAACCGCGCTGAATGCCGTGACGCGTATCTTCGCCAATGACCTCGCTGCTGACAAGATCAGTGTGAACTCAGTCTGCCCGGGATGGGTGAAAACCGACATGGGCGGTGAACGCGCGACGCGCGAGGTTGAACAGGGAGCTGAAACGATTGTCTGGCTTGCAACGGCAGACAAGGTGCCGACCGGCAAGTTCTTGCGCGATAAAAAAGAAATCTCATGGTAG
- a CDS encoding GNAT family N-acetyltransferase: MPIRLMSPATDLDVVAGLVYDTDAYLFPLLFGSRGHALPILKKLIQLDANSFSHRYIQVYEAEGVVQAILIGYNHREINKEAEEADFKSALPLVDLILLVPKLWILRPFMDKSDVTGHYIQNVCVAPEHRGKGIGSLLIRNFCETHATDVWLDVELGNTAALQLYERLGFRVSRQIPIFLPGLGSYRLVRQP; this comes from the coding sequence GTGCCGATTCGTCTCATGTCGCCCGCGACCGATCTTGATGTCGTCGCCGGCCTGGTATATGATACCGACGCTTATCTTTTTCCTCTGCTGTTCGGTTCGCGCGGGCATGCGCTGCCAATCTTGAAGAAACTCATTCAGCTCGATGCCAATTCATTCTCGCACCGGTACATACAGGTTTATGAAGCTGAAGGCGTTGTGCAGGCAATTCTCATCGGCTACAACCACCGTGAAATCAACAAAGAAGCAGAAGAGGCGGATTTCAAAAGTGCCCTGCCTCTTGTTGACCTGATTCTTCTCGTGCCCAAGCTTTGGATTCTGCGGCCGTTCATGGACAAAAGCGACGTCACGGGGCACTATATACAGAACGTCTGCGTCGCCCCCGAGCACAGGGGCAAGGGCATCGGTTCGTTATTGATCCGCAATTTCTGCGAGACGCACGCAACAGACGTCTGGCTCGATGTCGAGCTCGGCAATACGGCCGCGCTTCAGCTCTATGAACGCCTCGGCTTTCGTGTGTCGCGGCAGATTCCCATTTTCTTACCCGGTCTGGGCAGCTATAGGTTAGTGCGTCAACCGTAG
- a CDS encoding thioredoxin family protein, producing the protein MRQILAAFMVLGASVHALADRHPVEDTLVALPASVSIGLGGTARLSVEVTIPAGHHAYLRHANAKGMAIPIAFRAAPESGFQLAMTAQPKGVRVGDEFVLRGKGKFTLELSELAMNEFGRTYALPVKVRLQLCGEAEPAICYMPETIEKTISVNINAPEILSRTQIDTSLAWIDNRAAALDAAKLKKQNVFALISDPTRCGACVQLETKVLPNAAVNKLLREKFVLYRVPKNEYSHAPIKGRFGIPFYFVVSPEGQNLQKWVGVPGPMQFAQGIEPYGIAASGTPTATAATTNSIPLNSGGRECAVPLKQSYAFQATQKGEFKSAGNMRFVTNASAPGTYTVLTLDRTGEIDASNSARVVHGKLVVERYLGGSDLIFQCSAFGIAGSVEAQSLSLSVELR; encoded by the coding sequence ATGCGACAAATTTTGGCTGCATTCATGGTGCTTGGCGCCTCTGTTCATGCGCTAGCTGACCGGCATCCGGTTGAAGACACTTTGGTGGCATTGCCCGCTTCGGTTTCGATCGGGCTCGGCGGCACGGCCCGCCTGAGCGTTGAGGTCACCATACCTGCAGGGCACCATGCATACCTGCGCCACGCCAATGCAAAAGGCATGGCGATACCGATCGCTTTTCGGGCCGCGCCGGAATCGGGCTTTCAGCTCGCAATGACTGCGCAGCCTAAAGGTGTGCGCGTCGGCGATGAATTCGTGCTGCGCGGCAAAGGCAAGTTTACTCTCGAACTATCAGAACTCGCGATGAATGAATTCGGTCGCACTTACGCCTTGCCGGTGAAGGTGCGCCTGCAGCTCTGCGGCGAAGCCGAGCCCGCAATCTGTTATATGCCCGAAACGATTGAAAAGACAATTTCAGTGAATATCAATGCGCCCGAAATATTGAGCCGAACGCAAATCGACACGAGCCTGGCTTGGATAGACAATCGCGCAGCCGCATTGGACGCTGCGAAGCTCAAGAAGCAGAATGTCTTCGCGCTGATTTCTGACCCGACGCGCTGCGGGGCTTGCGTGCAACTTGAAACGAAGGTGTTGCCCAATGCAGCGGTGAACAAGCTGCTGCGCGAAAAATTTGTGCTCTACCGCGTACCGAAAAACGAGTACAGCCATGCGCCGATCAAAGGCCGTTTCGGCATTCCGTTTTATTTTGTGGTTTCGCCCGAGGGCCAGAATCTGCAGAAGTGGGTAGGTGTGCCCGGCCCGATGCAGTTTGCGCAGGGTATTGAGCCCTATGGCATTGCGGCGAGCGGCACGCCAACGGCGACCGCCGCAACAACGAACTCAATCCCCCTGAATTCGGGTGGCAGAGAGTGTGCTGTGCCCTTGAAACAAAGTTATGCGTTTCAAGCGACACAGAAGGGTGAATTCAAGTCTGCGGGCAACATGCGCTTTGTCACGAATGCCTCAGCGCCGGGCACGTATACGGTGCTGACGCTCGACCGCACCGGTGAAATTGATGCGTCGAACAGCGCGCGCGTTGTTCATGGCAAGCTCGTTGTCGAGCGCTACCTCGGCGGCAGCGATCTCATCTTTCAGTGTTCAGCGTTCGGTATCGCCGGCAGCGTCGAAGCGCAGTCGCTCTCGCTGAGTGTTGAACTGCGCTGA
- a CDS encoding fatty acid desaturase family protein — translation MLRYKADVLSVFYMIVTTALLIVNWNLPEFNVWLFLGSILMATSCFAMAHNHNHIPMWRIDFLNKLTDYWLTLFYGFPVYAWIPTHNMNHHQLNNREGDYTITWRLSERNNLLTMITFPFVSAVYQQKPTSDFLKHYWNVNKPKFFYYISQYVVWVLWIAGAFYLDSRKALLYVAIPMIVATQFVLIINYIQHVHTDEESQYNHSRNFTGLYNKFLLNNGLHTAHHEQMGLHWSQLPEAHAKIAHRIDPQLNEVSLGWYVIRTYILGLFIPKFRSKSMRLERMALAGGGSLTERFDASNHMVSASAAPAAKKAAPKAKKKAPAAKKAAAKKTRKGR, via the coding sequence ATGCTAAGATATAAAGCGGATGTTTTGTCAGTTTTTTACATGATCGTCACGACGGCGCTGCTGATCGTGAACTGGAACCTGCCCGAATTTAACGTGTGGCTGTTTCTGGGCTCGATTCTGATGGCGACGAGCTGCTTTGCAATGGCGCACAACCATAACCACATACCGATGTGGAGAATTGATTTTCTGAATAAGCTCACCGACTACTGGCTGACGCTGTTCTACGGTTTTCCCGTTTATGCCTGGATTCCCACGCACAACATGAACCACCACCAGCTGAACAACCGCGAGGGCGATTACACCATTACCTGGCGCCTGTCTGAAAGAAACAACCTGCTGACGATGATCACTTTCCCGTTTGTGAGCGCGGTCTACCAGCAGAAGCCCACCTCAGATTTTCTTAAGCACTACTGGAACGTCAACAAGCCGAAGTTCTTCTATTATATTTCGCAATACGTCGTTTGGGTTCTTTGGATAGCCGGGGCATTCTACCTTGATTCGCGCAAAGCGCTGCTCTATGTGGCGATACCCATGATTGTCGCGACTCAGTTTGTCTTGATCATTAACTACATTCAGCACGTGCACACCGACGAAGAATCGCAGTACAACCACTCGCGCAACTTCACCGGACTCTATAACAAATTCTTGCTGAACAACGGCCTGCACACCGCGCACCACGAACAAATGGGCCTGCACTGGAGCCAGCTGCCAGAAGCACACGCGAAGATTGCGCACCGCATCGACCCGCAGCTGAATGAAGTGTCGCTTGGCTGGTACGTGATTCGTACCTACATTCTCGGTCTCTTCATTCCGAAATTTCGCAGCAAATCAATGCGTCTCGAGCGCATGGCATTAGCCGGTGGCGGTTCGCTGACCGAACGCTTTGACGCTTCGAACCACATGGTTTCTGCTTCAGCCGCGCCGGCGGCGAAAAAAGCTGCGCCCAAGGCGAAAAAGAAAGCACCAGCGGCCAAGAAAGCGGCTGCGAAGAAGACCCGTAAAGGTCGCTAA
- a CDS encoding YajQ family cyclic di-GMP-binding protein, whose amino-acid sequence MAAESSFDVVSEVNWQEVTNAIDQVQREIGTRFDFKGTKVAITLENKELTLIADDEGKLKQLKDVLDSKLIKRGIALKSVDYQKLESAFGGTVRQKAKFINGIAQEHAKKINQLIRDSKLKVRSQVIDEKVRVTAKSKDDLQDVMKLLNAADLPIPLQYNNYR is encoded by the coding sequence ATGGCAGCAGAATCATCTTTCGACGTCGTCTCTGAGGTTAACTGGCAAGAGGTGACAAACGCCATCGACCAGGTGCAGCGCGAGATCGGCACCCGGTTTGACTTTAAAGGTACCAAAGTCGCCATTACGCTTGAAAACAAAGAGCTTACCCTCATCGCCGACGACGAAGGTAAACTCAAGCAGCTGAAAGACGTACTCGATTCAAAACTCATCAAACGCGGTATTGCTCTGAAATCGGTCGATTACCAGAAACTCGAGTCGGCCTTTGGCGGTACTGTCAGGCAAAAGGCGAAGTTCATCAACGGTATCGCGCAAGAGCACGCGAAGAAGATCAACCAGCTGATACGCGATTCCAAGCTGAAGGTGCGCTCGCAGGTCATCGACGAAAAGGTGCGGGTCACCGCAAAATCAAAAGACGACCTGCAAGATGTGATGAAGCTTTTGAACGCCGCCGATTTGCCGATTCCTCTTCAATATAACAATTACCGATAG
- the argJ gene encoding bifunctional glutamate N-acetyltransferase/amino-acid acetyltransferase ArgJ, whose product MTVNNTISESFKSKPLAAIPRGYKTFITNAGIKDSSLDLGVVVSDVPANAAAVFTRNQIKGNPVQVGIRHIKAGKVSAVVVNSKNSNVATGKQGYDDCVKICKSVADQLGVPVTQVFPSSTGVIGRRLPAQKVIEALGNLQNNLSENADFEGFAKAIMTTDTFPKFVCRRVGKATIVGVAKGSGMIEPNMATMLSYIFTDAAVPAAELKRLLKATVEPTYNSLSVDTDTSTSDTLLAMANGLAGKVSASAFAKAFHEVALELTRMLARDGEGATKLFTVTVKDCLNEKQAKAIGKSIINSPLVKTAIYKGDPNWGRIFMAIGKTPGVKVVPEKIRIRWGGKAYTNEQLAQLSDYLNKNEELKLEISLGTGKKAWTVYGCNYTEEYVKINAYYTT is encoded by the coding sequence ATGACAGTCAACAACACCATTTCTGAAAGTTTCAAGTCGAAACCGCTGGCGGCGATTCCGCGTGGTTACAAGACTTTTATCACGAACGCAGGCATCAAAGACTCTTCGCTCGACCTGGGTGTCGTCGTGTCTGATGTGCCGGCAAACGCTGCGGCTGTTTTTACGCGCAACCAGATCAAGGGCAACCCGGTGCAGGTCGGCATCAGGCATATCAAAGCCGGCAAGGTCAGCGCTGTGGTGGTGAACTCGAAAAACTCCAACGTCGCCACCGGTAAACAGGGTTATGACGACTGCGTGAAGATCTGCAAGTCTGTCGCTGATCAGCTGGGTGTGCCTGTGACGCAGGTGTTTCCCTCGTCGACAGGCGTTATCGGCCGCAGGTTGCCGGCGCAGAAGGTGATCGAAGCGCTGGGCAATCTGCAAAACAACCTCAGCGAAAATGCGGACTTCGAAGGTTTTGCCAAGGCGATCATGACGACCGATACATTTCCGAAATTTGTCTGCCGCAGGGTCGGCAAGGCGACCATCGTCGGCGTCGCAAAAGGTTCGGGTATGATAGAGCCGAATATGGCGACGATGCTGTCTTATATCTTTACCGATGCGGCAGTGCCTGCCGCCGAGCTGAAAAGGCTCTTAAAAGCCACCGTAGAGCCAACGTACAATTCATTGTCGGTCGACACCGATACATCCACCTCTGACACACTGCTCGCGATGGCGAATGGGCTCGCAGGCAAAGTGAGCGCGTCTGCTTTTGCGAAAGCGTTTCATGAGGTCGCTCTTGAACTGACGCGCATGCTCGCCCGCGACGGCGAAGGCGCGACGAAGCTCTTTACCGTAACCGTGAAAGACTGCCTCAATGAAAAACAGGCGAAGGCGATCGGCAAGAGCATCATCAATTCGCCGCTCGTCAAGACGGCCATTTATAAAGGCGACCCCAACTGGGGCCGCATCTTCATGGCGATCGGCAAAACGCCGGGAGTGAAGGTTGTGCCCGAAAAGATTCGCATTCGCTGGGGGGGCAAAGCTTATACCAACGAACAGCTGGCGCAGCTCTCAGACTACCTGAACAAGAACGAAGAGTTGAAGCTCGAAATTTCTCTGGGCACAGGTAAGAAAGCCTGGACGGTTTACGGCTGCAATTACACAGAAGAGTACGTCAAAATCAACGCGTATTATACCACCTGA
- a CDS encoding amidase, whose product MNKPVHAFTNDALGDDDATGIAELIRHRKLSALEVTEAAIARAQKVNSVLNAIEVPAFDAALYAANAPIGQAAFAGVPTFIKDNADLEGFPTRNGSRAFTAKIAAKHGDYTEQYLALGFNVLGKSSLPEFGFNASTEFAGEHPTRNPWNTDYSAGGSSGGSAALVAAGVVPIAHANDGGGSIRVPAACCGLVGLKPTRNRHRNNSSANSMPVNIVSEGVVTRSVRDTARFHAAMETVYKNPQLKPIGHVEGPSKKKLRIGLVIDSINGHATCAETRTVVEDTAKLLESLGHRVEAMPLPVPKSFIADFTLYWSMLAFLLGTFGRFVLAPDFDATKLDAFSRGLIDHYKKHILSTPMMLYRMYRSADLYAQVMKDYDAVLSPVLGHTVPKLGHLNPETPFETLFERLTEYVAFTPLNNAAGSPAISLPMGVSKAGLPIAVQFQAAHGDERTLLEIAFLLEAAKPFKKIMAS is encoded by the coding sequence ATGAATAAGCCGGTACACGCCTTTACAAACGATGCTCTGGGTGACGACGACGCGACTGGTATCGCTGAGCTGATCAGACACCGCAAACTGAGTGCGCTTGAAGTCACCGAAGCTGCCATCGCGCGTGCACAAAAAGTCAATTCAGTCTTGAATGCGATAGAGGTTCCCGCTTTCGACGCAGCGCTCTATGCCGCCAATGCCCCAATCGGGCAGGCCGCCTTCGCGGGAGTACCGACGTTTATCAAAGACAACGCCGATCTTGAGGGGTTTCCAACACGCAACGGTTCGCGCGCGTTCACCGCAAAGATCGCGGCAAAGCACGGCGACTACACAGAACAATACCTCGCACTGGGCTTCAACGTGCTGGGCAAAAGCTCATTGCCCGAATTTGGCTTCAACGCCTCGACTGAGTTTGCGGGCGAACACCCGACACGCAACCCGTGGAACACCGACTACTCAGCCGGTGGTTCGTCGGGCGGTTCGGCCGCACTCGTCGCCGCCGGTGTCGTGCCGATTGCGCACGCGAATGACGGCGGCGGTTCGATTCGTGTGCCGGCTGCATGCTGCGGCCTTGTCGGACTCAAACCGACACGCAACCGCCACCGCAATAACAGCTCGGCGAATTCAATGCCGGTGAATATCGTCAGCGAAGGTGTGGTGACGCGATCTGTCAGAGACACTGCGCGCTTTCACGCGGCGATGGAGACTGTGTACAAGAACCCACAGCTGAAACCTATCGGCCACGTCGAAGGCCCGTCGAAGAAAAAACTCCGCATCGGTTTGGTGATCGATTCGATCAACGGCCATGCCACCTGCGCAGAAACGCGTACCGTCGTCGAAGACACGGCAAAACTGCTGGAATCTCTCGGCCACCGCGTTGAGGCGATGCCGCTGCCAGTACCCAAAAGCTTTATCGCCGATTTCACGCTCTACTGGTCGATGCTTGCGTTTCTGCTCGGCACATTCGGCAGGTTCGTGCTCGCGCCCGACTTTGACGCGACCAAACTCGACGCGTTCAGCCGCGGGCTTATCGATCACTATAAGAAACACATTCTTTCAACGCCGATGATGCTCTACCGCATGTACAGGTCGGCTGATCTTTACGCGCAGGTGATGAAAGATTATGACGCGGTGCTATCCCCCGTGCTCGGACACACTGTACCCAAACTCGGACACCTGAACCCCGAGACGCCGTTTGAAACCCTGTTCGAACGCCTGACCGAGTACGTCGCATTCACGCCGCTCAACAACGCCGCGGGCAGCCCGGCAATTTCGCTGCCGATGGGCGTATCGAAAGCGGGTCTGCCGATTGCGGTGCAGTTTCAGGCGGCGCACGGCGACGAACGCACGCTGCTCGAGATTGCGTTTTTGCTCGAGGCGGCGAAGCCGTTCAAGAAGATTATGGCATCGTAG
- a CDS encoding adenylate/guanylate cyclase domain-containing protein, with amino-acid sequence MQWTQAPILIRIRFFASLVLVFYTATHFMNHALGLVSLEALEEGRKVFLAFWRNTVFQFLFPVALFLHAQSSLWRLMFRQAWHFSRTEKIKIYTGLAIPFILLMHLAGTRAQWWLFGYNDTYSYYLMQNVKDGGIWFVVVMSLIVWVHAWYGATATLDLKPWFARYRTAFLVLWIALPTLGLAGVLAAATEITRRAASADWVQQILANHGGDEKEVLRVKMLVYALLVGAYLLLMAALWAMRRLVNHRAGSKATINVQYADGPAVKTASGTSLLEVSLLNGIEHAHVCGGNGRCSTCRVRVLTGLTNISRAESSEQSLLNRIGAEGDVRLACQARVTGDVKIAPLIGLGESVANAMRRKPEADGIEREVVVFFSDLKGFTSFSESRLPYDVVFVLNQYFRSMGKIIEDAGGYIDKFIGDGIMAIFGLSESIDIAAQHAIEAALKMHGQLALMNEFLAAELRQPLELRIGLHSGPAIIGEIGYGKAAHLTAIGDVVNTASRLEHANKKLGTWLLVSDAVMSHSKREAFADALQLRIRLRGKSDVLAVHGVRIERRTALAET; translated from the coding sequence ATGCAGTGGACCCAGGCACCTATTCTGATACGTATTCGTTTTTTCGCGTCTCTCGTGCTCGTGTTCTATACCGCGACGCATTTTATGAACCACGCACTGGGCCTTGTTTCGCTTGAAGCGCTTGAAGAAGGCCGCAAGGTTTTTCTCGCCTTCTGGCGCAATACAGTATTCCAGTTTCTTTTTCCCGTGGCGCTGTTTCTGCATGCACAGAGTTCTCTCTGGCGCCTGATGTTCAGGCAGGCATGGCATTTCAGCCGCACTGAAAAAATCAAGATCTACACAGGTCTCGCAATACCCTTCATTCTGCTGATGCACCTTGCGGGCACGCGGGCGCAGTGGTGGTTGTTCGGCTACAACGACACGTATTCATATTACCTGATGCAGAACGTCAAAGACGGCGGCATCTGGTTTGTGGTGGTCATGAGCCTCATTGTCTGGGTGCATGCCTGGTATGGGGCTACGGCAACGCTCGATCTGAAACCGTGGTTTGCGCGCTACCGCACCGCCTTTCTCGTTTTGTGGATCGCGCTGCCAACTCTCGGGCTCGCCGGTGTGCTGGCTGCCGCCACAGAAATCACCAGACGTGCGGCCTCTGCAGACTGGGTGCAGCAGATTCTTGCGAACCACGGCGGCGATGAGAAGGAGGTTCTCAGAGTCAAAATGCTTGTCTATGCGCTGCTGGTTGGCGCGTACCTGCTGCTCATGGCTGCTCTCTGGGCAATGCGCAGGCTTGTGAATCACCGTGCCGGCAGCAAGGCCACGATCAACGTGCAATATGCCGATGGCCCTGCGGTTAAGACCGCATCGGGTACCAGCTTGCTCGAAGTGAGTCTCTTGAATGGTATCGAGCACGCGCACGTGTGCGGCGGCAATGGCAGGTGCTCTACCTGCCGCGTGCGTGTGCTCACGGGCTTAACAAATATCTCCCGGGCAGAATCTTCTGAACAGAGTTTGCTGAACCGCATTGGCGCAGAAGGTGATGTGCGCCTTGCCTGCCAGGCTCGGGTCACAGGCGATGTCAAAATTGCCCCCCTCATTGGCCTCGGAGAATCGGTGGCCAATGCAATGCGCCGAAAACCCGAAGCCGATGGCATCGAACGCGAGGTTGTCGTGTTTTTTTCAGACCTGAAGGGCTTCACTTCATTTTCAGAGAGCCGGCTGCCATATGACGTCGTGTTTGTGCTCAATCAATATTTTCGCAGCATGGGAAAAATCATCGAAGATGCCGGGGGCTACATCGATAAATTTATCGGTGATGGCATTATGGCAATTTTCGGATTGTCTGAATCGATTGACATTGCCGCGCAGCACGCGATCGAAGCGGCGCTGAAAATGCACGGGCAGTTGGCACTGATGAATGAATTTCTCGCCGCAGAGCTGAGGCAGCCGCTTGAACTGCGTATCGGCTTACACTCCGGCCCGGCAATCATTGGTGAAATTGGCTATGGCAAAGCAGCGCACCTGACGGCGATTGGTGACGTTGTGAACACGGCGAGCCGACTTGAGCACGCGAATAAGAAGCTGGGAACCTGGCTACTCGTGTCTGATGCAGTCATGTCTCACTCAAAGCGCGAGGCTTTCGCTGATGCGCTGCAGCTGCGCATTCGCCTGCGTGGCAAAAGCGACGTACTGGCCGTGCATGGAGTGCGGATTGAGAGACGCACTGCTCTTGCTGAAACTTAA
- a CDS encoding class I SAM-dependent methyltransferase: MSNEHNGWYNKIFSAAYDPFMSVVEKNALSGRRRALLGNLSGRVLELGCGTGINFEFYAAAAEVLAIEPSDAMRTQALDKLSREKFAARIRVEPWLLEDERLVAAYPAGSFDAVVCTLVLCTVPDPAATLALLYRQLKPGGKLIALEHVRAKSGLGQSVQNLMNPFWRHLAEGCQLNRDTHATIEAAGFHAVKSDEFDYGLLFIAGVYRA, from the coding sequence ATGAGCAACGAACACAACGGCTGGTACAACAAGATTTTCTCGGCGGCCTACGACCCGTTCATGAGCGTCGTCGAAAAAAATGCGCTCAGCGGCCGGCGTAGAGCGCTTCTGGGCAATCTCAGCGGTCGAGTGCTCGAGCTTGGCTGCGGCACCGGCATCAACTTCGAATTTTACGCTGCAGCGGCAGAAGTGCTGGCAATTGAACCCTCAGATGCGATGCGCACACAGGCACTCGATAAACTCTCACGGGAAAAATTCGCTGCGCGCATACGCGTTGAGCCGTGGCTGCTCGAAGACGAGCGGCTCGTCGCCGCCTACCCCGCCGGCAGCTTCGACGCAGTCGTCTGTACACTTGTTCTGTGCACTGTGCCAGACCCGGCAGCGACGCTCGCACTTCTTTACCGGCAGCTGAAGCCGGGCGGCAAACTCATAGCCCTCGAACACGTGCGGGCCAAAAGCGGCCTCGGCCAGAGCGTGCAAAATCTCATGAATCCGTTTTGGCGCCATTTAGCAGAGGGCTGCCAACTCAACCGCGACACACATGCAACTATCGAAGCGGCGGGGTTTCACGCGGTCAAAAGCGATGAGTTTGACTATGGCCTGCTATTTATCGCAGGTGTCTATCGGGCGTGA
- a CDS encoding metal-dependent hydrolase: MRKNKDTFAEPVPAHWAGKDALQSHVLNTLSLMFPDGESFFIRSVKHFADRVTDPKMQADIKAFVGQEMQHSMAHERFNKAVAENVGNMDWFMWLFTVPTFEWLEPFVRKNLGFEFLHQWALSVTAAAENMTAGFAQSLFQPGELEKIKRADVRELYAWHAAEEMEHRDLAFDVLELVGGNNYAMRMSGMAFAYGIITAYVALGTSYLVLKDKEFPWATLPQQLVDLFTKENSLGRVFFEGMVDYMRLNFHPSQQPMHPDALAYLEKMAS, translated from the coding sequence GTGAGAAAAAATAAGGACACTTTTGCCGAGCCGGTGCCGGCGCACTGGGCGGGCAAAGACGCGCTGCAGAGCCATGTGCTCAACACGCTCAGCCTTATGTTTCCCGATGGTGAATCTTTCTTTATTCGTTCAGTAAAACACTTCGCCGATCGTGTCACCGACCCCAAAATGCAGGCGGATATCAAAGCGTTCGTGGGGCAAGAGATGCAGCACAGCATGGCGCACGAGCGTTTCAACAAAGCGGTCGCCGAAAACGTCGGCAATATGGATTGGTTCATGTGGCTCTTCACGGTGCCGACGTTTGAATGGCTCGAACCTTTTGTGCGCAAAAATCTCGGCTTTGAGTTTTTGCACCAGTGGGCGCTTTCAGTGACTGCAGCCGCCGAGAACATGACGGCGGGCTTTGCGCAGTCGCTTTTTCAGCCGGGCGAACTTGAGAAGATCAAACGCGCCGATGTGCGCGAGCTCTACGCCTGGCACGCCGCAGAAGAGATGGAGCACCGCGACCTCGCATTCGACGTGCTCGAACTGGTCGGCGGTAACAACTATGCTATGCGCATGTCGGGTATGGCGTTCGCGTATGGTATCATTACCGCGTATGTCGCGCTGGGTACTTCATATCTGGTATTGAAAGACAAAGAGTTTCCCTGGGCGACATTGCCGCAGCAGCTCGTTGATCTTTTTACCAAAGAGAATTCACTGGGCCGCGTGTTCTTCGAAGGTATGGTCGACTACATGCGCCTGAATTTTCACCCAAGCCAGCAGCCGATGCACCCCGATGCTTTGGCGTATCTGGAAAAGATGGCGTCGTAG
- a CDS encoding patatin-like phospholipase family protein, whose product MSARALILSGGGARGAYQAGVYRYLSEIDWKPDLISGTSVGAINACAIASGFDARKLQTFWLNIAQDNVFAFSFWRKIWQFISRSGYSAVLDTTPLRKFLSQNIDMRALGESDIAVVICAINIVRSRLRFFTNKEIGVDEIMASSAIPLLFPWQNVNGEPHWDGGIMANTPILPALERGSREIVVVLLSPVGGTPMSIPKSRKGIAELMLEQSLLGSYQSFMAGIQSEKRMHEELREQGILGTLQSMIRPRIVSGDTKILTVAPKRMLGVASMLNFSRTQAEELLMLGYEDAKEQLDF is encoded by the coding sequence ATGTCTGCACGGGCCTTAATACTTTCGGGAGGCGGCGCCCGCGGTGCCTACCAGGCAGGTGTCTATCGATATCTTTCAGAAATAGACTGGAAGCCTGACCTCATCAGCGGCACATCTGTCGGGGCGATCAATGCCTGCGCCATTGCCTCGGGATTCGACGCCCGTAAACTGCAGACATTCTGGCTGAACATTGCGCAAGACAATGTATTTGCCTTTTCGTTCTGGCGAAAAATCTGGCAGTTTATTTCGCGCAGCGGATATTCAGCCGTTCTCGACACGACTCCGCTGCGAAAATTTCTCTCGCAAAATATCGACATGCGTGCGCTCGGCGAAAGTGATATCGCAGTGGTGATTTGTGCGATCAATATCGTTCGCTCGAGACTGCGGTTTTTTACCAACAAAGAAATAGGCGTTGATGAGATTATGGCTTCGAGCGCGATTCCGCTACTTTTTCCGTGGCAGAATGTGAACGGCGAACCACATTGGGACGGCGGAATCATGGCGAATACGCCGATCTTGCCGGCGCTAGAGCGCGGTTCACGGGAGATTGTTGTCGTGCTGCTATCGCCTGTCGGTGGCACGCCTATGTCTATTCCCAAAAGCAGAAAAGGAATCGCTGAACTGATGCTCGAGCAGTCGCTTCTGGGTTCGTACCAATCATTTATGGCGGGCATTCAGTCAGAGAAGCGCATGCATGAAGAGCTGCGTGAACAGGGTATTCTCGGCACGCTGCAAAGCATGATTCGCCCTCGCATCGTTTCGGGTGATACGAAGATTCTAACCGTGGCACCAAAACGAATGCTCGGGGTAGCTTCGATGCTGAACTTTTCGAGAACTCAGGCCGAAGAACTCTTGATGCTCGGCTACGAAGACGCCAAAGAACAACTAGACTTCTAG